A DNA window from Chryseobacterium sp. MEBOG06 contains the following coding sequences:
- a CDS encoding ferrous iron transport protein A produces the protein MEVKGLHKLSGFPKNKMGKILGYDNDHLKMPNKIIEMGLLPETIFRILYQAPFNGPMYVEFGAEKSRIALREEEGDYIIVEELN, from the coding sequence TTGGAAGTGAAAGGATTACATAAATTAAGTGGATTCCCTAAAAATAAAATGGGGAAGATATTGGGATATGATAATGACCATCTGAAAATGCCCAATAAAATCATTGAAATGGGACTTCTCCCGGAGACCATTTTCAGGATTTTGTACCAGGCTCCTTTCAATGGACCGATGTATGTAGAATTTGGAGCAGAGAAAAGCCGGATTGCTCTTCGTGAGGAAGAAGGAGATTATATCATTGTTGAAGAATTGAATTAA
- a CDS encoding ADP-ribosylglycohydrolase family protein produces the protein MENKVKAGIMGVCIGDALGVPVELKKREDLKRNPVTTMLEYMSWNQPKGTWSDDSSMTLCLTEELTKGYDLEKIGASFVKWVKYGHWTAHGRLFDIGGTTRHSVARLIKGESARFSGNIFEEDNGNGSLMRTLPLAFYLENEEDIQKLYLTVKEVSSITHGHFRSVFACFMYVIFAIQLIKGKDKKEAYSHMQNIALEYSEYQGFNPKEVELFHRILKNDISDYPEDEIKSRGYVLYSLEASLWCFLNSGSYSEAVLKAVNLGEDTDTNGAITGGIAGIYYGFENIPQRWVDELVRKEDIENLCTRLENKYFI, from the coding sequence ATGGAAAACAAAGTCAAAGCCGGTATTATGGGAGTCTGCATTGGCGATGCACTAGGCGTTCCTGTAGAATTAAAAAAAAGAGAAGATCTGAAAAGAAATCCTGTTACCACAATGCTGGAGTATATGTCCTGGAATCAGCCTAAGGGCACATGGAGTGATGACAGCTCTATGACCCTTTGCCTTACAGAAGAGCTCACAAAAGGGTATGATCTGGAAAAGATAGGAGCAAGCTTTGTAAAATGGGTGAAATACGGACACTGGACCGCTCACGGAAGGCTTTTCGATATTGGCGGTACTACAAGGCATTCCGTTGCAAGACTGATTAAAGGAGAAAGTGCCAGATTTTCAGGAAATATTTTTGAAGAAGATAACGGGAATGGTTCTCTCATGAGGACTCTTCCTCTTGCTTTTTACCTTGAAAATGAAGAAGATATTCAAAAGTTATATCTTACCGTAAAAGAGGTTTCCAGCATCACCCATGGGCATTTCCGTTCCGTTTTTGCCTGTTTCATGTATGTGATTTTTGCTATTCAGCTGATTAAAGGAAAAGATAAAAAAGAAGCCTATTCTCATATGCAAAATATAGCTTTGGAATATTCAGAATATCAAGGTTTTAACCCAAAAGAGGTCGAGCTTTTTCATAGAATTTTAAAGAATGATATTTCAGATTATCCTGAAGATGAGATTAAAAGCCGGGGCTATGTCCTCTATAGTTTAGAAGCTTCTTTATGGTGCTTTTTAAACTCAGGAAGTTATTCAGAAGCCGTTTTGAAGGCCGTTAATCTGGGTGAGGATACTGATACTAATGGAGCGATTACCGGAGGAATTGCCGGAATTTATTATGGATTTGAAAATATTCCTCAGCGATGGGTTGATGAGCTGGTAAGAAAGGAGGATATTGAAAACCTTTGTACACGATTAGAAAATAAATATTTTATATAA
- a CDS encoding RNA 2'-phosphotransferase: protein MNEIEKKKISKFLSLILRHQPETIGVKLDENGWADVEELRAKSAQKRIYFTPEELDEVVETNNKKRFAFSEDKTQIRASQGHSINIDLSLEGVQPPDFLYHGTAEANMSSILEKGIEKRTRQHVHLSADKETATKVGMRHGKPVILTIRTGKMYEEGVVFYLSANGVWLTDFVDAQYISK, encoded by the coding sequence ATGAACGAAATAGAAAAGAAAAAAATAAGTAAATTTTTAAGCCTGATCTTACGCCATCAGCCGGAAACAATCGGTGTGAAATTAGATGAAAATGGCTGGGCAGATGTAGAAGAGCTGAGAGCAAAATCAGCCCAAAAGAGAATATATTTTACTCCCGAAGAATTAGATGAGGTAGTAGAAACTAATAATAAAAAACGTTTTGCTTTTAGCGAAGATAAAACCCAAATCCGTGCAAGCCAGGGACATTCTATTAATATAGATCTTTCGCTGGAAGGTGTGCAGCCTCCTGATTTTTTGTATCACGGAACGGCTGAAGCTAATATGTCCTCTATTTTAGAAAAAGGAATTGAAAAAAGGACCCGTCAGCACGTACACTTAAGTGCTGATAAAGAGACTGCTACAAAGGTGGGAATGAGACACGGTAAACCTGTTATTCTGACAATCAGAACAGGGAAGATGTATGAAGAAGGGGTCGTGTTTTATCTTTCAGCAAACGGAGTCTGGCTGACAGATTTTGTAGATGCACAGTATATTTCAAAATAA
- a CDS encoding DUF4421 family protein has product MSIPKAIFVLLFLSFAFLTKAQSDTANIKSYAEQVMIRVNLDTNIESYTFSEGEYKDAEKTVFSINNKVKTSLSVDYKIISATLSFAPKFLQGNDSGALKGSSSYTDFSFRLFPKRFIQTFYYKNVRGFYLENMKDLFPQWQEGRDPYLQFPDLRVQSFGGSTSYILNKNFSAKSIYTQGEWQKNSSGSWVPFLDYDLTIFRNKTEGIKSKEFQYKIGGNIGYFYNWVLGKNINISPFLALGLGGKFSSYRNIENGGVKENAQYLTIRMEGGLHIGYNTDRFLFGGKMNFSAYAYDQKNNQTVENSNLYGLLYIGYRFAPPKVVKNTYDKIQKKIPVL; this is encoded by the coding sequence TTGAGTATTCCAAAAGCGATATTCGTTTTATTATTTTTATCATTTGCCTTCCTTACGAAAGCACAAAGCGATACTGCCAATATTAAATCTTATGCGGAGCAGGTTATGATCCGTGTCAATCTCGATACCAATATTGAAAGCTATACCTTTTCAGAAGGAGAATATAAAGATGCAGAGAAAACAGTCTTCTCAATCAATAACAAGGTTAAAACATCCCTTTCAGTCGATTATAAAATTATAAGTGCTACGCTATCATTTGCCCCTAAGTTTTTACAGGGAAATGACAGCGGGGCTTTGAAAGGCAGCAGTTCTTATACAGACTTCAGCTTCAGGCTTTTTCCAAAAAGATTTATCCAGACTTTTTATTACAAAAATGTACGTGGATTTTATCTTGAAAATATGAAAGACCTTTTTCCTCAATGGCAGGAAGGAAGAGACCCTTACCTTCAGTTTCCTGATCTGCGGGTGCAGAGTTTCGGAGGATCTACATCCTATATTCTTAATAAAAATTTTTCAGCAAAAAGCATTTATACCCAGGGAGAATGGCAGAAAAACAGCAGTGGAAGCTGGGTCCCGTTTCTGGATTATGATCTTACGATTTTCAGAAATAAAACCGAAGGAATAAAAAGTAAAGAATTTCAATATAAAATTGGGGGTAACATCGGATACTTCTACAATTGGGTACTTGGTAAAAATATTAATATTTCACCTTTTCTGGCATTGGGACTCGGAGGGAAATTCTCCAGCTACCGTAATATTGAGAATGGAGGTGTAAAGGAAAATGCCCAATATCTAACCATAAGAATGGAAGGAGGGCTTCACATCGGTTACAACACCGATCGTTTTTTATTCGGTGGGAAAATGAATTTTAGTGCTTATGCTTACGATCAGAAAAATAACCAAACAGTAGAAAACAGTAACCTCTACGGGCTCTTATACATAGGCTATCGTTTTGCTCCTCCGAAAGTTGTAAAAAACACCTACGATAAAATCCAAAAAAAAATCCCGGTTCTATAA
- a CDS encoding DinB family protein, with translation MDTLSQLKSELEGEFQTTKKFIDLYPEGKNDYAPHEKSMKMMPLATHLVEVFEWPNTILNTSELDFATGGYKPTVLSTREDLIKKLDDSYQAGKAALEKATEDELNPSWTIKNDGHALASWSKYGAIRHALNQITHHRAQLGVYYRLNNIPLPGSYGPSADQQSF, from the coding sequence ATGGATACCTTATCTCAATTAAAATCCGAACTGGAGGGAGAATTCCAAACCACAAAAAAATTTATTGATCTTTACCCTGAAGGGAAAAATGATTACGCCCCTCATGAAAAGAGCATGAAAATGATGCCGCTTGCCACCCATCTTGTAGAAGTTTTTGAATGGCCCAATACCATTTTGAATACCTCGGAACTGGATTTTGCCACAGGAGGCTACAAACCTACAGTTCTTTCAACAAGGGAGGATCTGATTAAAAAACTGGATGACAGTTATCAGGCCGGTAAAGCTGCTTTAGAAAAGGCTACAGAAGATGAGCTGAACCCAAGCTGGACGATTAAAAATGATGGGCACGCACTGGCCAGCTGGAGTAAATACGGAGCGATCAGACATGCTTTAAATCAAATTACCCACCACAGAGCTCAGCTTGGAGTATATTACAGACTGAACAATATTCCTTTACCGGGAAGTTACGGTCCTTCTGCTGATCAGCAAAGTTTTTAA
- the feoB gene encoding ferrous iron transport protein B: MQENKKKQILLVGNPNVGKSTVFNTLCNKKQKTGNYAGVTVASHSGKYVYENEEVEVVDLPGSYSVYPSSEDEAIFSKYLIDEQKNYAGVVYILEALSLKRGLLLFQQIQDLGIPMMLIVNQIDQAERRGVTIDVKKFSEALGIKIIQTNAKEQIGIDEVREAVYNNEFLKADKISFETPSEHKDFIQKLASHKGFDNEYKAWMSLSLGTDLGRIGSVVEQINASETKSLVPKRLQVQETVRRYQYVDKILEDVISKKAQFKELLTEKLDKVLVHKFWGYVVFLIILLVIFQSVFFLAEYPMNWIESFFSWLAAFTGEHLPAGPVNSLISNGIVPGIGGIVVFAPQIGILLYFLYLLEDSGYMARVVFLMDRLLRPFGLNGKSIVPLVSGTACAIPAVISTRNIENVKERLLTILVTPFMTCSARLPVYSIVIGLIISEGSFLGIKYKALVLMAMYLLGFLVALLSAAILKGFIKNQGKTYLVMDLPAYKKPLFGYDFKMVLGKVWDFITGAGKIIFIVSIIIWFLSYFGPKQKADELVAADVHLDHSYLAKMGKGIEPVIAPLGYDWKMGVGILTSFVAREVFVGTMSTLYSLEDDAPEVKVIDKMRRDVKPNGEKVFSFATGISVLLFYAFAMQCVSTLAVVYRETKSWKWTGFQVVMMTGLAYFVSMIAYQILK, translated from the coding sequence ATGCAGGAAAACAAGAAAAAACAGATACTTTTAGTCGGAAATCCCAATGTAGGAAAATCTACCGTTTTCAATACGCTTTGCAACAAAAAGCAGAAAACAGGAAACTATGCAGGTGTTACCGTAGCAAGCCATTCAGGGAAATATGTGTATGAAAATGAGGAAGTTGAAGTAGTTGATCTTCCTGGTTCTTACAGTGTGTATCCAAGTTCTGAAGATGAAGCTATTTTTTCAAAATATCTGATTGATGAGCAGAAAAACTATGCAGGAGTTGTTTATATTCTTGAAGCATTAAGCTTAAAAAGAGGACTTTTGCTTTTTCAGCAGATTCAGGATCTAGGTATTCCGATGATGCTGATTGTCAATCAGATTGACCAGGCAGAAAGAAGAGGGGTAACCATAGATGTCAAGAAATTTTCTGAAGCCCTGGGCATTAAAATTATTCAGACCAACGCCAAAGAGCAGATTGGTATTGATGAGGTAAGAGAAGCCGTTTATAACAATGAGTTTTTAAAAGCAGATAAAATCTCTTTCGAAACGCCAAGCGAACATAAAGATTTCATTCAGAAACTGGCATCACACAAAGGTTTTGATAATGAATATAAAGCCTGGATGAGCCTTTCACTGGGCACAGATCTCGGAAGAATAGGATCCGTAGTAGAACAGATTAATGCTTCTGAGACTAAAAGCCTGGTTCCTAAAAGACTGCAGGTTCAGGAAACTGTTAGAAGATATCAATATGTAGATAAAATCTTAGAAGATGTAATCTCTAAAAAAGCACAGTTTAAAGAATTACTGACAGAAAAACTGGATAAAGTTTTAGTTCATAAATTCTGGGGTTATGTAGTTTTCCTTATAATTCTATTGGTTATTTTCCAGAGTGTATTCTTTCTGGCAGAATATCCGATGAACTGGATTGAAAGCTTCTTTTCATGGTTGGCTGCTTTTACAGGAGAGCACCTTCCGGCAGGGCCTGTTAATTCCCTGATCTCGAACGGTATCGTTCCGGGAATCGGAGGAATTGTGGTATTTGCACCACAGATAGGAATTCTTTTATATTTCCTTTATCTGTTAGAAGATTCAGGATATATGGCAAGAGTAGTGTTCCTCATGGATAGATTACTCCGTCCCTTTGGGCTTAACGGTAAAAGTATTGTTCCCCTTGTATCGGGAACTGCATGCGCTATTCCCGCGGTAATTTCCACTAGAAATATTGAAAACGTTAAAGAAAGATTGCTGACTATTCTCGTAACACCATTTATGACGTGTTCAGCAAGACTTCCGGTATACAGTATTGTTATCGGTCTGATAATTTCTGAAGGATCATTTTTGGGAATAAAGTACAAAGCTCTGGTCCTGATGGCAATGTATCTTCTCGGCTTTTTAGTCGCATTATTATCAGCTGCAATTCTTAAAGGATTTATTAAAAATCAAGGGAAAACCTATCTGGTAATGGACCTTCCTGCCTATAAAAAACCACTTTTCGGATATGACTTTAAAATGGTTTTGGGTAAAGTATGGGACTTCATCACCGGTGCTGGTAAGATCATTTTCATTGTAAGTATCATTATCTGGTTCCTTAGCTATTTTGGGCCCAAGCAAAAAGCAGATGAGCTGGTAGCGGCAGACGTTCACCTTGATCACTCTTATCTGGCAAAAATGGGTAAAGGAATAGAGCCTGTTATCGCTCCTTTGGGTTACGACTGGAAAATGGGGGTAGGAATCCTTACCAGCTTCGTAGCAAGAGAGGTTTTTGTGGGAACAATGTCTACTTTATACAGTCTGGAAGATGACGCTCCGGAGGTAAAGGTAATTGATAAAATGAGAAGAGATGTAAAACCGAATGGAGAAAAAGTATTCAGCTTTGCTACAGGAATTTCCGTTCTTCTGTTTTACGCATTTGCAATGCAGTGTGTTTCTACACTTGCAGTAGTCTACAGAGAGACCAAAAGCTGGAAATGGACCGGCTTTCAGGTAGTCATGATGACAGGTTTGGCATATTTTGTGTCGATGATAGCATATCAGATTTTAAAGTAA
- a CDS encoding Plug and carboxypeptidase regulatory-like domain-containing protein: MKKNISLFLMLFFTVLTFAQKTVSGKITDDDGVAVPSASVTIEEPGKDAILAYAITNSKGEYKVTFTSGESNVDLKVKAFNQKPLTKQISNSDQTLNFKMQSEATEIKEVQLKTKMITARGDTISYDLKAFNSKNDRTLADVMKKIPGIEVNNDGTILYQGNAINKFYVNGKDLMEGGYGTINNSLPKDAVQKVEVLENHQPVKILQDKVPSDQAAINIKLKNSVTMTGRGEVGTGFGDPWLWNVKLTPMFFGQKSQWVVNYKTNNMGEQVENEGNILAFGSSWEGRRINAGQNNWLSVENASTPDLPVKRYLMNNVHYLSANYLVNIDKKKEWELKASANYTNNAVSRESYKQTDYFATPDTPASTVIQNVLNNFYTDKAKGELIFTKNAKKGFFKNTTSFSQFWNADRALADRTSTSSNTSSRHGEEAVESPTSSFQNSLSTIIPWKEKMVNVKSFINYQNDKQTLDVTPASYLEIPGFMPGFKAETVRQKFGLKTFEANHSANIGFSAKGWTFTPEVGFNYKTTTLNSALINLQAGKYFGYGDAYYNDLTYSIASPYGSVGVNYKSESWMLFANLPVNSNNIKADDPLRNVDKSVNKVTFEPNAFVQYSFASFWKASANGNISNNFGDVNTAYAGYLMQSPNGINVMSPDNPIPQSNTKSTGVRLEYRNPLNNLFFNVNYRFSDIKRNLMSNPTRNSSGFMIGSYIEQDNHAVSNVYSAEVGKYFPKFKTNASVSYSNNTSRSDAYQNDGAYEGENNAQSYGFKLNNTYFSWMSIDYNASISLTKQTNTSLLPELNGKSKRNGYTHNLAAYFYPIENHTIGFNWDQVNSSNINQSYNNAFYDISYQFSWAKKKVDFEIKWMNIANRKVFETYDVSATANTYTKIQLRPSQVMFTVKFNFK; this comes from the coding sequence ATGAAAAAAAATATTTCTTTATTTCTGATGCTTTTTTTTACTGTGCTTACTTTCGCACAGAAGACGGTTTCAGGAAAGATCACTGACGACGACGGGGTAGCAGTACCAAGTGCCAGTGTTACAATTGAAGAGCCCGGTAAAGATGCCATACTTGCCTATGCAATTACCAATTCTAAAGGAGAGTACAAAGTAACTTTTACTTCCGGAGAGAGTAATGTAGATCTTAAGGTAAAAGCATTCAATCAGAAACCCCTTACCAAACAAATCAGCAATAGTGACCAGACTCTGAATTTTAAAATGCAGTCTGAAGCTACAGAAATTAAAGAAGTACAGTTAAAAACAAAGATGATCACCGCAAGAGGAGATACCATCTCTTATGATCTTAAGGCATTCAACAGTAAAAACGACAGGACACTGGCAGATGTGATGAAAAAGATTCCGGGTATTGAAGTGAACAATGACGGAACAATTCTTTATCAGGGAAATGCAATTAATAAATTCTACGTCAACGGAAAAGACCTTATGGAAGGAGGATATGGTACCATAAATAATTCTCTTCCCAAAGATGCCGTCCAAAAAGTAGAGGTTCTTGAAAACCACCAGCCCGTAAAAATACTTCAGGACAAGGTTCCTTCTGATCAGGCAGCTATTAATATCAAGCTTAAAAACTCTGTTACCATGACAGGTAGGGGAGAAGTAGGAACCGGTTTCGGAGATCCATGGCTTTGGAATGTTAAGCTTACCCCTATGTTTTTTGGACAGAAAAGTCAGTGGGTGGTCAACTACAAAACCAATAATATGGGCGAGCAGGTAGAAAATGAAGGAAATATTCTTGCCTTTGGAAGTTCATGGGAAGGAAGAAGAATCAATGCCGGTCAAAATAACTGGCTGAGTGTAGAAAATGCAAGTACTCCTGATCTTCCTGTCAAGAGATATTTAATGAATAATGTTCATTATTTATCAGCCAATTATTTAGTTAATATCGATAAGAAGAAGGAGTGGGAATTAAAAGCGAGTGCCAACTATACCAATAATGCAGTAAGCAGGGAAAGTTATAAACAAACGGATTATTTTGCAACACCTGATACGCCTGCTTCTACTGTCATTCAGAATGTTTTGAATAACTTTTATACAGATAAAGCAAAAGGAGAATTGATCTTTACAAAGAATGCTAAAAAAGGGTTCTTTAAAAATACCACCAGTTTCTCTCAATTCTGGAATGCAGACAGGGCGTTGGCAGACAGAACGAGTACATCGTCAAATACATCTAGCAGACATGGAGAGGAGGCTGTAGAATCCCCTACTTCATCGTTCCAGAACTCGTTGAGTACAATAATTCCGTGGAAAGAAAAAATGGTGAATGTTAAATCATTTATCAATTATCAGAATGATAAACAGACTTTAGATGTTACGCCTGCTTCTTATCTGGAAATTCCGGGTTTTATGCCAGGATTTAAAGCAGAAACTGTAAGACAGAAGTTCGGACTTAAAACTTTTGAAGCTAATCATTCTGCCAATATTGGCTTTTCTGCTAAAGGATGGACATTTACCCCGGAAGTAGGTTTTAATTATAAGACAACCACTCTTAATTCTGCGTTGATTAATCTGCAGGCCGGAAAGTATTTTGGATATGGGGATGCTTATTACAATGATCTCACCTATTCTATAGCTTCACCTTATGGAAGTGTAGGAGTGAACTATAAAAGCGAATCGTGGATGTTATTTGCTAATCTTCCTGTAAATTCCAATAATATTAAGGCAGATGATCCTTTGAGAAACGTTGACAAATCGGTGAATAAAGTTACTTTTGAACCGAATGCTTTTGTACAGTACTCATTTGCTTCATTTTGGAAAGCTTCCGCGAATGGGAACATAAGCAATAATTTTGGTGATGTGAATACGGCATATGCAGGTTACCTTATGCAGTCTCCAAATGGAATCAATGTGATGAGCCCAGATAATCCCATTCCACAGAGTAACACAAAATCTACGGGAGTCAGGCTTGAATATAGAAATCCACTTAATAATTTGTTTTTTAACGTTAATTATCGCTTCAGTGACATCAAAAGAAACCTAATGTCCAACCCTACAAGGAATTCTTCCGGGTTTATGATCGGAAGCTATATAGAACAGGACAACCATGCTGTAAGCAATGTATACAGTGCAGAAGTAGGAAAATATTTCCCAAAATTTAAAACAAATGCTTCAGTAAGCTATAGTAATAATACTTCAAGATCAGATGCTTATCAGAATGATGGAGCCTATGAAGGAGAAAATAATGCCCAGTCTTATGGGTTTAAGCTGAATAATACTTATTTCAGCTGGATGAGTATTGATTATAATGCAAGTATTTCACTTACCAAACAAACCAATACCAGTTTGCTTCCTGAGCTTAATGGTAAAAGCAAAAGAAACGGATATACCCACAACCTTGCAGCCTATTTCTATCCGATAGAGAACCACACAATAGGTTTTAACTGGGATCAGGTGAACAGCAGTAATATAAACCAAAGCTATAATAATGCATTCTATGATATTTCATATCAGTTTTCATGGGCAAAGAAAAAAGTCGATTTTGAAATAAAATGGATGAATATTGCCAACAGAAAAGTTTTTGAAACGTATGATGTGAGCGCTACAGCCAATACATACACCAAAATTCAGCTCCGCCCCAGCCAGGTAATGTTTACCGTAAAATTCAACTTTAAATAA
- a CDS encoding GLPGLI family protein encodes MKKLFSVFLIALFAFAGAQESKETANRFFYELTFKPKKDSAKLDKVVTILDITDKNRSIYQDYTVIAQDSIMKIEMEAIKKSGMMKDFSKSLKTPKISARIYKSYPSMKVQYVDKIANGFTPTNIGYSEELKFNWNILADKQKIGEYNAQKATTDFGGRTWTAWFSTDIPFQDGPYKFYGLPGLIVKIEDADKNYSWVLQGNKKVKDYTEFSYIENLMHASGGKVNELTREKFEKTFSDFKKDPFSSVRPMMTQEMMSKTIPGMDGTVGDMMKKQEKQYKDFYNANDNPIEKEQASDKKKK; translated from the coding sequence ATGAAAAAGCTATTCTCAGTATTTCTTATCGCTCTTTTTGCATTTGCAGGAGCTCAGGAATCCAAAGAAACTGCAAACCGTTTCTTTTATGAATTGACTTTCAAGCCGAAGAAAGATTCGGCAAAGCTGGATAAGGTAGTGACCATTTTAGATATAACAGATAAGAACAGATCAATTTATCAGGATTATACAGTGATCGCTCAGGATTCTATTATGAAGATTGAAATGGAGGCAATTAAGAAATCAGGGATGATGAAAGACTTTTCAAAATCTCTTAAAACCCCGAAAATTTCAGCAAGGATATACAAGTCATACCCAAGTATGAAAGTACAATATGTGGATAAGATAGCTAACGGATTTACTCCAACAAATATTGGTTATAGTGAAGAATTAAAATTCAACTGGAATATCTTAGCTGATAAACAAAAAATAGGAGAATATAACGCACAAAAGGCAACAACTGATTTTGGAGGAAGAACTTGGACTGCTTGGTTTAGTACAGATATTCCATTTCAGGACGGACCTTATAAGTTTTATGGGCTTCCCGGTTTAATTGTAAAAATTGAAGATGCTGATAAAAATTACTCTTGGGTATTGCAGGGAAATAAAAAAGTGAAAGATTATACGGAATTCTCTTACATTGAAAATTTAATGCATGCTTCAGGAGGAAAAGTAAATGAGTTAACAAGAGAAAAATTTGAGAAAACTTTTAGTGACTTTAAAAAAGATCCGTTTTCTTCTGTAAGACCTATGATGACACAGGAAATGATGTCTAAAACCATCCCTGGAATGGATGGAACGGTAGGAGATATGATGAAAAAGCAGGAAAAGCAGTATAAGGATTTTTACAATGCTAACGACAATCCAATAGAAAAAGAACAAGCTTCTGATAAGAAGAAAAAATAA
- a CDS encoding cupin-like domain-containing protein, protein MGIILKPIDVVDDISKEEFYEKYLKPRRPVVIKNMAKNWPAYQKWTMEYMKEVVGEVEVPLYDSSKADPSAPINSSAAKMKFADYIDLIQREPTDLRIFLFDPIKYAPKLLEDYISPKKLMGGFLDKYPNMFFGGKGSVTFLHFDIDMAHIFHTHFNGRKHILLFDYKWKERLYQIPYATYALEDYDIENPDFTKFPALDGVEGIECFLEHGDTLFMPTGWWHWMKYLDGSFSISLRAWDKSWAVKAHSLWNLTVQRKFDDIMKSNFKKKYMDWKEKLAFRRAEIALKRGLPK, encoded by the coding sequence ATGGGAATAATTTTAAAGCCTATAGATGTTGTAGATGACATTTCTAAAGAAGAATTCTACGAAAAATATCTAAAGCCAAGAAGGCCCGTTGTCATCAAAAATATGGCAAAAAACTGGCCTGCATATCAAAAATGGACGATGGAATATATGAAGGAGGTTGTAGGAGAAGTGGAAGTCCCTTTATATGACAGCTCAAAAGCAGACCCTTCTGCCCCCATCAATTCTTCTGCTGCAAAAATGAAGTTCGCAGACTATATAGACCTTATACAGCGCGAGCCTACCGATCTAAGAATATTCCTTTTTGATCCCATAAAATACGCTCCAAAACTTTTGGAAGATTATATTTCTCCTAAAAAACTGATGGGAGGTTTCCTTGATAAATACCCTAATATGTTCTTTGGCGGAAAGGGATCTGTAACTTTCCTTCACTTTGATATCGATATGGCCCATATTTTTCACACGCATTTCAATGGAAGGAAACATATCCTTCTATTTGATTATAAATGGAAAGAAAGACTGTACCAGATTCCTTATGCGACTTATGCATTGGAAGATTATGATATCGAAAATCCCGACTTTACAAAATTCCCAGCCCTCGATGGCGTAGAAGGTATTGAGTGTTTCCTTGAACATGGGGATACTTTGTTTATGCCTACAGGATGGTGGCACTGGATGAAGTATCTGGACGGAAGTTTTTCTATTTCTCTAAGAGCGTGGGACAAATCATGGGCAGTAAAGGCACATTCTCTGTGGAACCTTACTGTACAGCGAAAGTTCGATGACATTATGAAGTCGAATTTCAAAAAGAAATATATGGACTGGAAAGAAAAACTTGCTTTTAGAAGAGCCGAAATCGCCTTGAAAAGAGGTTTACCAAAATAA
- a CDS encoding metallophosphoesterase family protein, whose translation MSRTLVIGDIHGGFRALQQIFERAEVTPNDTLIFLGDYVDGWSESSRIIQFLIELSQNQECIFIKGNHDAWCEDWLAFGNAPEVWLFNGGKSTIQSYKDYSPKDLENHLEFFQMMKNYYVDDQNRLFIHAGYSSMHGPEKEVYSSNYHWDRTLWETAVAMDKNLKRNSELYPKRLLLYKEIFIGHTPTLYLGIKTPVNKANIWNIDTGAAFTGALSIMDIETKEFWQSDPLPLLYPHEKGRNR comes from the coding sequence ATGAGCAGAACATTAGTAATAGGAGATATTCACGGTGGATTTAGGGCATTGCAGCAGATTTTTGAACGCGCTGAGGTTACTCCTAATGATACATTGATTTTCCTTGGAGACTATGTAGACGGCTGGAGTGAATCCTCCCGGATTATTCAGTTTCTAATAGAGCTTTCTCAAAATCAGGAATGTATTTTCATCAAGGGAAATCATGATGCATGGTGTGAAGATTGGCTTGCTTTCGGGAACGCTCCGGAAGTATGGCTTTTCAATGGCGGAAAAAGTACAATACAAAGCTATAAAGATTATTCCCCGAAAGATTTGGAAAACCATCTTGAATTCTTTCAAATGATGAAAAACTACTACGTTGATGATCAGAACCGCTTGTTTATTCACGCAGGATACTCCTCCATGCATGGACCCGAAAAAGAAGTCTACTCCAGTAATTACCATTGGGACAGAACCCTTTGGGAAACTGCTGTTGCAATGGATAAAAATCTGAAAAGAAATTCAGAATTATATCCTAAAAGACTGCTTTTATATAAAGAAATATTCATTGGGCATACCCCAACATTATATCTTGGGATCAAAACACCGGTCAATAAGGCCAATATCTGGAATATAGATACCGGAGCCGCCTTTACTGGAGCTTTATCCATCATGGATATTGAAACCAAAGAATTCTGGCAAAGCGATCCGCTGCCACTCTTGTATCCTCATGAAAAAGGAAGAAACAGATAG